The following are encoded in a window of Treponema rectale genomic DNA:
- a CDS encoding energy-coupling factor transporter ATPase produces the protein MSLVSLKSVHYKYPQSREEALNDISFEINSGEYIALAGLNGSGKSTLARMIAGFIEPESGELSLEKNLLPGIVFQQPKEQIVAGIVERDTAFGPQNLNMSKAEIELRTIECLTVVGIADKALNRTFELSLGQTQRLAFSGILALFPSLLILDEVTAMLDPHAREELVEFIRQWNAKGHTVIHVTHDEDEVLAASRVIVLDKGKKIFDGSSQDFKNTSEIHDMLFDKYSLKDIKKEKPAETKETFLKVKNLSFSYEGYDVFKNLSFELKKGTLTALTGPSGCGKSTLFECLAGLKKPSSGTIESKCIPALALQESEAALFERYAADDVAFGAANSGVRGKKLVSCVKHAMAMAGLDYKTYADRSSFNLSGGEKRKLSIAGIIALNKDVLIFDEPTSALDGVSRKTVLSAMRKLADEGKTVLFSTHRLEEADIADTHLLWSELTEKKSDEAETVCSENLKPVEASSSSGLLIAIQKLTGALSAPAKVPASVIGPLPAWLKSFLFLSIFCVSLAVQSVGLCALMLCMNFIYAKLSSFPLRKVFVTLKKLLPLILFFLILEFVFYPVHTGDEEIFRWKFFVLSEYKIFLAVKTLIRALCSVTCIATFISSTSEREILDGLSGLLLPFAKIGIPVRYLVLVTGIIFRFMPLLLDELSAIIKTQIVRGTFSNAKGFKKIKILIPLFVPLMLQTFRKAQFLADALTARYFK, from the coding sequence ATGTCTTTAGTAAGCCTTAAGAGCGTACATTACAAATATCCTCAAAGCAGGGAAGAAGCCCTTAACGATATAAGTTTTGAAATCAATAGCGGTGAATACATTGCACTTGCAGGGTTGAACGGTTCAGGAAAATCAACTCTTGCACGTATGATTGCAGGTTTTATTGAGCCTGAATCTGGAGAGCTTTCTTTAGAAAAAAATCTTCTTCCGGGGATTGTGTTTCAGCAGCCTAAGGAACAGATTGTTGCAGGAATCGTAGAACGGGATACTGCATTCGGTCCCCAGAATCTTAATATGTCAAAGGCAGAAATTGAACTTCGTACCATTGAGTGCCTTACGGTTGTGGGAATTGCAGACAAGGCTCTTAACCGGACCTTTGAACTTTCTTTGGGACAGACCCAGCGTCTTGCCTTCAGCGGAATTCTTGCACTGTTTCCATCCCTTCTTATACTGGATGAAGTTACTGCAATGCTTGATCCTCATGCCCGGGAAGAACTTGTTGAATTTATCCGTCAGTGGAATGCAAAAGGTCATACTGTAATTCACGTTACACATGATGAAGATGAAGTGCTTGCTGCTTCCCGTGTCATTGTGCTGGATAAAGGAAAAAAAATATTTGACGGTTCAAGTCAGGACTTTAAGAACACATCTGAAATACATGACATGCTTTTTGATAAATATTCATTAAAGGATATAAAAAAAGAAAAGCCTGCAGAAACAAAAGAAACATTCCTTAAAGTAAAAAATCTTTCCTTCAGTTATGAAGGATATGATGTATTTAAAAATCTTTCATTCGAATTAAAAAAAGGAACTCTTACTGCCCTTACAGGTCCGTCAGGCTGCGGTAAGTCAACTCTGTTTGAATGTCTTGCAGGATTGAAGAAGCCGTCTTCAGGAACAATAGAAAGTAAATGTATTCCGGCTCTTGCCCTTCAGGAAAGTGAAGCAGCCTTATTTGAACGTTATGCTGCTGACGATGTAGCTTTTGGTGCGGCAAATTCAGGAGTAAGGGGAAAAAAGCTTGTAAGCTGCGTAAAGCATGCAATGGCGATGGCAGGGCTTGATTATAAAACTTATGCGGACAGATCTTCCTTTAATTTAAGCGGCGGAGAAAAAAGAAAGCTTTCTATAGCCGGAATCATTGCCCTTAATAAAGATGTTCTTATTTTTGATGAGCCTACTTCTGCCCTTGACGGTGTTTCAAGAAAAACAGTTCTTTCTGCAATGAGAAAACTTGCTGACGAAGGAAAGACTGTACTTTTCAGCACGCACAGACTTGAAGAAGCGGATATTGCAGATACACATCTTTTGTGGTCTGAACTTACGGAAAAAAAATCTGATGAAGCAGAAACTGTCTGCAGCGAAAACTTAAAGCCTGTTGAAGCTTCTTCCAGTTCAGGGCTTCTTATTGCAATTCAAAAACTTACAGGGGCGCTTTCTGCTCCGGCTAAAGTTCCGGCTTCTGTAATCGGTCCATTGCCTGCATGGCTCAAGAGTTTTTTATTTCTGTCTATATTCTGCGTTTCTCTTGCGGTTCAGTCGGTGGGGCTTTGTGCACTTATGCTTTGTATGAATTTTATTTATGCAAAACTCAGTTCATTTCCATTACGAAAAGTTTTTGTAACGCTGAAGAAACTTCTTCCGCTGATATTATTTTTCCTTATTCTTGAATTTGTTTTTTATCCCGTACATACTGGAGATGAAGAAATATTCAGATGGAAGTTTTTTGTTCTTTCTGAATACAAAATATTTCTTGCAGTAAAAACTTTAATACGTGCCCTTTGTTCCGTAACCTGTATTGCAACTTTTATCAGTTCCACAAGCGAGAGGGAAATTCTTGACGGACTATCCGGACTTCTTCTTCCTTTTGCAAAAATTGGAATTCCTGTCAGATATCTTGTTCTTGTTACGGGAATAATTTTCAGGTTCATGCCGCTTTTATTAGATGAACTTTCTGCAATAATTAAAACACAGATTGTCCGGGGAACCTTTTCAAATGCTAAAGGTTTTAAGAAAATAAAAATACTTATTCCTCTGTTTGTACCGCTCATGCTTCAAACATTCAGAAAGGCACAGTTTCTGGCAGATGCCCTTACGGCCAGGTATTTTAAATAA